CGAAGATGCCGAGCGTCAGGATCGTGTAGGCGATAATGTCGCTGAGCGGGCGGTGCTCGACCATCAGTACTGCACCTTGCGCTCGACATATTTGAACTGGACCGCGGTCAGCGCGATCACGATCACCATCAGCACCACCGATTGCGCGGCCGAGCCGCCGAGATCGCCTCCCAGGCGCCCGTCTGCAAACACCTTGTAGACCATCGTGGTGGTGGCGCCGGCCGGGCCGCCGCCGGTCACGGCATCGATGATGCCGAATGTGTCGAAGAAGACGTAGACGATATTGACAACCAAAAGGAAGAACGTGGTCGGCGACAGCAGCGGAAAGGTGATGGTCCAGAACCGCCGCATCGGGCCCGCGCCGTCGATCGCGCCGGCTTCCAGCACGCTCTTGGGGATCGATTGCAGGCCCGCCAGGAAGAACAGGAAATTGTAGGAAATCTGTTTCCACACCGCCGCCATCACCACCAGGGTCATGGCGTGGTTGCCGTTCAACATTGGATTCCAGTCGAAATTCATCCAGCGCAGCGGCCGCGCCAGGGTCCCGAGGGTCGGATGGAACATGAAGATCCACAACACGCCGGCGACCGCGGGCGCCACCGCATAGGGCCAGATCATCAGCGTCTTGTAGGCACCGGCGGCTTTCAGGTTCTTGTCGGCCTGGGTCGCAAACAGCAAGGCAATCGAAAGCGACAATGCGGCGACCAGCGAGGAGAAGATCACCGTCGTCAGCATCGCTTTGTAATAGCCGGGATCGGCGAACAGGCCCTGGTAATTTTCCAGCCCGACAAATTCGGAATTAAGTCCGAACGCGTCCTCGCGCAGAAAGGATTGCCAGACCGCCTGGCTCGCCGGCCAATAGAAGAAAACGAATGTGATGATGAGCTGCGGCACGAGCAGCAAATAGGGCAGCAGCCTGTTGTTGAAGACGACCGACTTTTCCATCTAGGGCGCTTTACAGCCTTCCGCGCTTAGGTGGCAGACCGGCTCCCCTTCCGGCGCGGAGGGGGAGCCAATGCCGATTGTCTACTTTGCCGTCTTTTCGAACGTTCGCAACATCGCATTGCCTTTGGCGACGGCATCATCAAGCGCCTGCTGCGCGGTTTTTTGTCCGGCGAGGGCCGCTTCGATCTGCTCGGCCCAGACGTCGCGCATCTGCACCATGTTGCCGAAGCGCAGGCCGCGCGAATTCTCGGTCGGCTCCTTGTTGGTGAGCTCCTTTAGCGGAGTCTCCGGTACCGGGTTTTTCTGGTAGAAACCGTCGGCCTTGGTCTTCTCATAGGCAGCCTTGGTGATCGGCAGATAGCCGGATTCCTGGTGCAGCCTGGCCTGACGGTTGGTGTCGGACAGGAAGGTGAAGAATTTCGCCACGCCCTTGTATTCATCGGGCTTCTTGCCACCCATCACCCACAGCGATGCACCGCCGATAATCGAGTTCTGCGGTGCGCCCGCGACATCCGGATAATAGGGCATCGGTGCCGAGGTGAAGTCGAACTTGGCGGTGCTCTTGGCGGTGGCGTAGTAGCCCGACGAGGTCAGGAAGATTGCGCATTCGCCCGAAGCGAAGCGGGCTTCGCTCTTATTTTCTCGGCCGGAATAATCGTAGGTCTTGTCCTTCTGCAGGTCGATCAGGTTCTGCAAATGCTTCACATGTAGCGGCGAGTTGAAGGTCAGAACCGTGTCGAAACCATCGAGGCCGTTGGCCTTGGTTCCGATCGGCACGTTGTGCCATGCCGAAAATTGTTCGATGTGCGCCCACGTTGCCCAGGCATTGGAGAAGCCGCAGGTCTCGTGTCCGGCGGCCTTAAGCTTCTTCGCGGCAGCAAACACTTCCGGCCAGGTTTTTGGAATTTCGGCCACACCTGCCTTCTTCAATTCGTCCTTGTTGATCCACATCACCATCGACGAGGAATTGAAGGGGAACGACAGCATGTCGCCCTTGGCGGTCGAGTAGTAGCCGGTGATGGTCGGCAGATAGGCCTTGGGGTCGAATGGTTCGTTGGCATCCTTCATCAACTGGTAGACCGGCTTGATGGCGCCGGTGGCGCTCATCATGGTGGCGGTGCCGACTTCGAACACCTGAATGATGTGCGGCGCGGTGCCGGCGCGGAACGCGGCGATGCCGGCATTCATGGTGTCGGGATAGCTGCCCTTGAAGGTCGGAACAACCTTGTAGTCGGACTGGCTGGCGTTGAATTCCTCGGCGAGCTTGTTGACGATGTCGTTGTTGCCGCCGGTCATGGCGTGCCACCACTGGATCTCGGTCACAGCATGGGCAGGCGTGGCGAGCGCCAGCGCAACAGTCACTGCCGCCGCTGCGCCGAATTGTCGAAGTGCCATGGAATTCCTCCGGGTTGGGGTCGTCACCTTCGTTTCGCGCGATAACAGCGCCGGATGACGTGCAAATGACCGTATAAGCGAAAGGATGGTATCGGGGAAGCGGGCTTGGAGGGAAGCCGGAAAATAGGCGAAGGCCGCGTTGTCGTCCCTGCCTAGTGCGCAATTGCGCACGGGAGCAGGGACCCATAACCACAGGGGGCTGTGATAGCAGCAAGGCGACTGCTACAGCGCAGAAAAACAGAGCCGCGGCGTATGGGCCCCTGCTGTCGCAGGGGCGACCAAAGGTTACCGCTTGCGTTCGGCGCCGCAGACCGCGCCCTTGGCGACCAGCGCCTCGATCTCGCTCTTGGAATAGCCGAACTCGCCCAGCACCTCCGATGTGTGCTGGCTGAATTTCGGCGGCGTCCGGCGCAGGCTCGGCTTGGTCCGCTCGAGCCGGATCGGGGAGGCGACGCCCTTGTACCAATCCTTCTCAATGATATCGCCGCGATGCAACGTATGCGGATTGGTCAGCGCCTGGTCGATCTTCTGTACCGGGCCTGCGGGCAGTCCTGCCGCCAGCAGGCGATTACAGAGCGGCTCAGCCTCATGCTGGCTGAACACGGCGGCAAGCTCGGCGCGCAGCGCGTCGCGGTTGGCGATGCGGTCCTTGTTGCGGGCAAAGCGCGGATCGGTGCCGAGTTCGGACTTGCCGATCTCCTTGGCGAGCTTGCGGAAGGTGCCGTCATTGCCGACGCCGATGAAGATGTTGTCAGTCTTGGTCGGAAAGATCGCGTAGGGCACGAGATTGGGATGCTCATTGCCGGTCAGGCCCGGCGGCTTGCCATGCATGAAATAATTCGCGGTGTGCGGATGCATGATCGCAAGGCCGGTTTCATACAGCGTCGTTTCGAGAAACTGCCCCAAACCAGAACGCTGCCGCTCCGACAGCGCCATCAAAATGCCGATCGCCGCATACAGCCCGGTGGTGATGTCGACCAGGGGTACGCCGATCCGCATCGGACCGCTTTCCGGCGAGCCGGTCGCCGCGATCATGCCGGTCATGGCCTGGATGATGGCGTCATAGCCGGGATTGCCGCCGCGCGGGCCGTCCGCGCCGAAGCCGGAAATCCGGCAATGCACGAGCTTTGGGAATTTTTCGCGCAACGCGTCGTTGCCGATGCCCCATTTGTCGAGCGTGCCCGGCTTGAAATTCTCGATCAGGACGTCGGCCGTCTCCAGCATCTTCAAGAGCACGGCGCGCCCGCCTTCGGAGGCGAGGTCGAGTCCGATCGAGCGCTTGTTGCGGTTGATGCCGACGAAATAGGCCGCGTCTTCCTCGTGGAACGGAGGGCCCCAGTCGCGCACTTCGTCGCCGGCAGGCGGTTCG
This portion of the Bradyrhizobium sp. AZCC 2262 genome encodes:
- the ugpA gene encoding sn-glycerol-3-phosphate ABC transporter permease UgpA, whose amino-acid sequence is MEKSVVFNNRLLPYLLLVPQLIITFVFFYWPASQAVWQSFLREDAFGLNSEFVGLENYQGLFADPGYYKAMLTTVIFSSLVAALSLSIALLFATQADKNLKAAGAYKTLMIWPYAVAPAVAGVLWIFMFHPTLGTLARPLRWMNFDWNPMLNGNHAMTLVVMAAVWKQISYNFLFFLAGLQSIPKSVLEAGAIDGAGPMRRFWTITFPLLSPTTFFLLVVNIVYVFFDTFGIIDAVTGGGPAGATTTMVYKVFADGRLGGDLGGSAAQSVVLMVIVIALTAVQFKYVERKVQY
- the ugpB gene encoding sn-glycerol-3-phosphate ABC transporter substrate-binding protein UgpB codes for the protein MALRQFGAAAAVTVALALATPAHAVTEIQWWHAMTGGNNDIVNKLAEEFNASQSDYKVVPTFKGSYPDTMNAGIAAFRAGTAPHIIQVFEVGTATMMSATGAIKPVYQLMKDANEPFDPKAYLPTITGYYSTAKGDMLSFPFNSSSMVMWINKDELKKAGVAEIPKTWPEVFAAAKKLKAAGHETCGFSNAWATWAHIEQFSAWHNVPIGTKANGLDGFDTVLTFNSPLHVKHLQNLIDLQKDKTYDYSGRENKSEARFASGECAIFLTSSGYYATAKSTAKFDFTSAPMPYYPDVAGAPQNSIIGGASLWVMGGKKPDEYKGVAKFFTFLSDTNRQARLHQESGYLPITKAAYEKTKADGFYQKNPVPETPLKELTNKEPTENSRGLRFGNMVQMRDVWAEQIEAALAGQKTAQQALDDAVAKGNAMLRTFEKTAK
- a CDS encoding CaiB/BaiF CoA transferase family protein encodes the protein MSSVAAPGAMTGLRVVDLTRVLGGPYCTQILADHGADVIKVEPPAGDEVRDWGPPFHEEDAAYFVGINRNKRSIGLDLASEGGRAVLLKMLETADVLIENFKPGTLDKWGIGNDALREKFPKLVHCRISGFGADGPRGGNPGYDAIIQAMTGMIAATGSPESGPMRIGVPLVDITTGLYAAIGILMALSERQRSGLGQFLETTLYETGLAIMHPHTANYFMHGKPPGLTGNEHPNLVPYAIFPTKTDNIFIGVGNDGTFRKLAKEIGKSELGTDPRFARNKDRIANRDALRAELAAVFSQHEAEPLCNRLLAAGLPAGPVQKIDQALTNPHTLHRGDIIEKDWYKGVASPIRLERTKPSLRRTPPKFSQHTSEVLGEFGYSKSEIEALVAKGAVCGAERKR